In Pieris napi chromosome 2, ilPieNapi1.2, whole genome shotgun sequence, the following proteins share a genomic window:
- the LOC125062109 gene encoding microsomal glutathione S-transferase 1-like, translated as MGSKANFNSGNLIQSYYLYSALLALKLLALKPLASIVCHPEKVQRANLSDLKNLTPFWLVAGLYMTTSPDPVTAITLLRVYVVARIIAAIGYVTRIPTMMKELAFFVSFTITTYMAACVVMKYNHAL; from the coding sequence ATGGGTTCTAAAGCCAATTTTAATAGTGGTAATCTCATACAGAGTTATTACCTATATTCAGCTTTATTAGCCTTAAAATTGCTTGCTTTAAAACCCCTCGCCTCTATCGTGTGTCATCCAGAGAAAGTGCAGCGTGCTAACTTAAGTGATTTGAAGAATTTGACTCCTTTTTGGCTGGTAGCCGGTCTGTATATGACAACATCGCCGGATCCTGTAACCGCTATTACTCTCCTAAGAGTATATGTCGTGGCCAGGATAATAGCTGCTATTGGCTATGTGACAAGGATACCGACAATGATGAAAGAATTAGCTTTTTTTGTATCATTCACGATAACCACATATATGGCTGCCTGTGTCGTTATGAAGTATAATCACGCTCTGTga